DNA from Rhinatrema bivittatum chromosome 16, aRhiBiv1.1, whole genome shotgun sequence:
tctgaattatccagaaggctcctcacccagtaaaaatgttgctggcagtaatttgttataggtttgacagttgctcGGTTTTGAATGATTGTAAATATTCCTAACCTTAacataactgcacagagcggcagatgcagctgggcagactggacgggccaTGCGGTTCCTTTCTGCCCTCACTGTGGGACGggttgcacgcacacacacatactcacacactcacgcgcacgcacacacacatcctcagtcTGTGTGTACTGTAGGCAATCTCTCCCACACACCCACCCTCAGTCTGCATATATTGTAGGCAatctctcgcacacacacgcacactcacacgCACGCTCATCCTCAGTCTGTGTGTATTGTAGGCAatctctcgcacacacacgcacactcacatgCACGCTCATCCTCAGTCTGTGTGTATTGTAGGCaatctctcgcacacacacacatgcacgctcaTCCTCAGTCTGTGTGTATTGTAGGCaatctctcgcacacacacacatgcacgctcaTCCTCAATCTGTGTGTATTGTAGGCaatctctcgcacacacatatgcacgctCATCCTCAGTCTGTGTGTATTGTAGGCaatctctcgcacacacacacatgcacgctcaTCCTCAGTCTGTGTGTATTGTaggcaatctctcacacacacacacatgcacgctcaTCCTCAGTCTGTGTGTATTGTAGGcaatctctcacactcacacacatgcacgctcaTCCTCAGTCTGTGTGTATTGTAGgcaatctctcacacacgcacacacacgcacgctcATCCTCAGTCTGTGTGTATTGTAGGCAATCTCACATCCCAGGGCTACAGACTGCCTCCCTGCAGAGAGAAGTTTCCAGGCTgtgccccccctcctctctctctgattATTAGCTTCCTGCCCATCCGTGAAACCTGTTTGTCCAGTCCCAGGCAACAGCAGACTCCAGGGAAAGAAGATCCAGAGTCACTGAGCCAAGACAGAGTCAAAGAGGCCTggacagaaacagagagagaccCCGAGCTGGGACCGAGACAGCGCGGCCCTAACAACATCTTTTTTTCTACAGGCACAGAGtgggaaaagggactttttgaaTAAGATTCACAGGAGGAGGATGGGCGTTGGGCAGGAGCATGAAATCTGCTGAGCGACTGAAGAACATAAGGCGTTGGGACCAGTGAGAATACAACAGCACAGGGCTTCATTGTAAGGAGTCAAACAGAGACTGAAAGGAGCAGAAATAGGGAATCAAACTGCAAAGATTAGGGAGGGATGTGGAGCTGGGTCCAGGTGGTAAGAAGGGATGTCCTGTGTCGGGCTAAGGGTCAGAACTGCAAGTTGCCCTTTCCTCGCTCTCCTGACCTATGTCCTTGCCACGTCCAGGTGCATCCATGACAcagtccaggcaggggtcagcgTGCTCCACCTGCCCCCATCAGGTCCAGCAACAGAACAAGGATCCGTACCCCGAGCTCGGAGGGCCCTCCCCGAGTCCCGGGCCCTCCCCATCCGCATCCGAGCTTGGTACCCACCTGCAGAGACCCTGCAGCTGAGCCTCCAGCAGAGACGCAACCTGGAAGCAGCGGTGCAGGAAGTGACCCAGATCATTGCAGGAGTGCTggcaggtaaggggggggtgggcGCGGGGGGTTGAGAGGAGAGACAGAAAAAGTGTGAAGGAAAGAACTTCCTGCATCAAAACAGCAACCACCCTACCTAGGAAAATACAGCAATGCAAATAGCACACGGGGCCCTGAAATCCCATTACACCTCCTACTTGGAAACGAGAACCGCTACAGATtgctacacagaaactgcacgcTAGCATAATCCCTCGCCTCAGGGGTTTTCCAAAAGAATAGAAACCTACTAGGGGCCTTCTGCAAATCATGGGGCCTACAGGTAAACTTCTGTTTCTCTCTGCCTCCGTTTCCTTCAGTGAATCCTGTGCCTGAGCCTCTGCTTCTGAGCAGGGATATAAACAAATACTGCCGCTCAGTCTGGAGGAATCCTGCTGCTGAGAACCACAACAAGTAAGTTCCCTTCCTTCCTTGGATCCTTCCCGCCTCCCGGTGGCTCCAGCTTTATAGGAGTGCAACAGCACTGAGGAGATACCCAGAGAGCCAGTTTCCAATCCCACCACTGCCGCCAGTTCTCTGACACTTGGAGAGCCAGCTTCTCAACACGGTAAATGTCagcagcattttattttattcttatggtAATTgtggctctgtgcaggttactccagtcATTTAGCCATTAGGAATCCTCTGTTTTTCCCATGCTCTTTGGAATTCCGTTACCGTTTTTGTCCATCCATCAAACACCCTGTCCgttgaccccttgttctacagttttccttccatcaaaaaaggtttgattcctgtgtattatttatacttttcaggtatttaaacgCCTGCATCATATCACCGCTGTCTCGCCAAAACCCACTGTTCATGTCGTTCCAGGGACTTTTCTGGATATTACTTCTCCCACTAATCCTGACGGCAGCcagatacaaaattagattaGTCTTTACCTGTGGTTGCTGGTGTCTCTCAATCTAGTGACCCTCTATAATAATGCTTGGCATGTTTCTAGCACTACTGCCCACATGCGGCACCATACAATGGTGATAGGTATTCCCAAAGAGTTTGGCAGGCAAAgcgacttgcccagggtcacaaggagcatcagtgggagcgggatttgaaccctggtctccttaGTTCTCAACCCATCACTCCCAAGCAGGGTCTCTCCCCATTTCTCCTCCCCTGGGAGGACCAGCTCTCTGGCGTAGGCTCTATGGGGATGGCAGAGAGTCACGGAGTCTCTTTCCCCACAGGTGCGGCTACCTGAACCCCAGTTACCACGGCGAGACCTGCCTGGAAATAATGGTAACTTCATTCACTTATTGTTACGGGGAGGTGAAGTTAGAAAGAGTTTGTCGGGTCTTTTTTAATGGCTTGATTTCATTGCTTGGTATAAATTTCCCAGATGAAATTATTTGCTGTTTTTGCTGTATTCTGTTTTGAGTCACTGTACGAGGAGAGCAAACAAAACTGAATACATAAATGGCATTTGATGAAGAGAAAACAAGCCCCTAGCCTTCCTGCCCTGAGCCACCCACTGATACAACGGTTGCACTACTTTAAGCAGCCGGTTTCCTTCCCTCGCAGATCCCCGATGACCACCTGGCTGGGTTCTCCATCTGGCCAGAGCACGGATCCGTCCCGCGGGAGGTCATGAAGCAGGATGGCACAGGGGTCCCAGATGCAGACTTCCTCCTCTATGTGAAGGTGGCAAACACAGAGAAGTGTAAGCAAGAGGTGAGTGAGGGGCTCGAGGTAATTGTGCGTGACATCTCTGCAAGGACAGCATCCGACTGCAGCACGAAGAGCTCCAGGATGGCTTTTCCTGGCTCCCAGGGCACTTTTCCTGCTGCCACCAAACCGCAGCTGCGGAAGAGAGAGAGCTTTCTCTGCTGGTAAGAGTTAAAAACTGCAGCCGAGGCACACAAACAGGATTTCCTGACGCGCTCTTTTCTTCTACATAACCATGAATAATGGGAGACATAAAAGAGGGAAATAAATCTCAATAGTCACGCTGGGTCCCATGTTTCACGTCTCCCGCTCCGTGTATCCCTTTCCTTTGCAGCCCTCAGTCATCGCCTATGCCTCGTACTGCCAGCTCGACACCTCAGACCGCCCTGTGGCAGGGGCCATCGTGTTCTGCCATGCCCACCTGGCCAGTGCCACCCTGGACCACCAGAACATAGTGCAGGTGAGTTTGCTGGAAAAAGGCAGCGCTCTAGGAGTGGCTTTGTCCAATTTAAGTGCAGGAGGGGGCCTGTTTGTCACTCTTGCAGCCGTACACTTGTGAGCCAGGGGCAGAGCAGACTCCGAGGGGTGACCACAGGTTTACACAACTGCAATACCCAGAGCAATCAGAAGAGGACATCATTCCACAGACACAACTGTACCATCACACTAGCACCAGTAAGCACAGTTGCAATACCCAGAACAGCCACAAGTCAGTGCCATAATTCTGGGGTTGAGAATTTTCACCTAAAGCTCCCACAAAGGAGCCAGTACTCCATAAATCCATAGCTGCAATGCTCACATCAGCCATAATGGCTCTCCACTAATGGCTACAGACAAGTGTAATAACCATGCTTCATTGCCTCTCACCCCTAATCTTTGCAGGTATCTCTGCACGAAGTGCTCCACACCCTTGGGTTCTCACGCGGCCTCTTCGATAAGTGGAAAGACTGCTCCCAGACACCTGGTGGTGAGTCCCTAGCCACCTCCCCATGCCCTGCTTTTACAGGGACCAGTTGGCTGCGATCTTCCCAGAGACACTGCATATGTAGCTCCTGACTTTCTTTCCGAGATCTGAAGTACCTGCTGTCCTCGTCACATCCTGTCTGCAGCAGGCATAGCTCTCCTATTAGTGATGTCGTCTTGCCTTTGGTAACAATGCTACGTACCTTTAGATGCGCCATGTTGTTGCATCCTGTTCATAGTCCAGAGGTCTATCCCCACCTCAGTCTTCCACAATTATTTTTGactatttggattttagatttaattagtCACCTTTCCAAAGTTGAGATCGGGGAGAGTAACAAGCAGATAGGGAAGGTGTATCTCTGCTCCAGAGGCTTGATTTATGAAGGCTTTTTGCCTTATAAACGAGGCCCTGTTTgaccctgaggcaatggagatgAAGTGAGTTGCTCACGGCCAAAAGGAGTACGAGAGGGAGGGGTGGGATTTGGCttcccagcctgctgctctaaccactaggctactcctgacTGTTGAGCAAGACGCTCTCGCAGCCAACCCTTCACGCTCTGCTCTGTCTCTCCTGGTCAGCAGTTGGCATGAACTGCTCCTCGCGAGCGAGAGTCACCAATACAGACGAGATGGGCCAGGTCAGGATCTTCACACCAACGGTCATCCAGAAAATGGCAGCGCACCTGGGGATGCAGGAGAGACAGCTTGGGGCCCCCTTGGAGAACAAGGTGAGAGGACCAGGCCTAAAACTCAGGGGGTCACTGCAGAATGGGGAAAGTCGTTGAATCCTATTCCAGGGTGTTAAAGAGCGTTGTGGGAGCCCTGGGACAGAATTAAAGCCTTCTCTTATTGTGGCCTCAAGTCACAGAAGGGAGAAAATCCCATATCaagtggaggtgggggggggtttgattCGAGAATGACTTCCACATTAAGCAGAATGTATGGCGATTCTCATTGAAGCCACCTTTCCCCGCTCTCTCCAGGATGCTGCTGGCCCCAGCTCGCCTTCCTCACACTGGGAGGCACGTTTAATGCAGGGCTCCCTCATGCTGGCCACCTTCGCCCCCGTGCATCTCACAcagctggatgacatcacattgGCAGCTTTTGCAGACACCGGCTGGTACCAGGTGAACACCAGTGCTAGCAAGAGGCTGGTATGGGGCAGAGGTGAGAGGGcaaagaaaggggaagggggggagaagagtgaaACCTCAGCAGAGATTGTTAAAGGGACTCCATGCTCTCTCCTTAGGAGCAGGGCCCGTATTTGGCCTGACGACGACCTGCAAAAACAGCACCTCTGGTTATTTCTGCACCGGCAAGTGAGTGGCGGGGGGGGGTGGGCACTGCCAGAGCTCAGAGACTAAGGCTTCCCAGGAAAAGGATTCTGTCTTATCTGCCCATCAAATGCCAAGTCTGTGCAGACCCTGGAGAGAGGCTCTGTCTGTATCTGATGCCAGCTCGGCTTGGGCCCGGGGCAGACAGCTCTCTCACATGTTTTCCTAGTTAATGACTATCATCCTCTCTGCTGCCCAGACTTAAACCAACACTGGTTTTCATCCCCATCTGCCTCTCTCCCAAGCCCACTGATTCATGCGCGGGAAGGCTGTAGCCGaagccgctccatgcaagttactccaGCCTTCCTGGAAGCCAGCTGCACCCGCAATGCCAGCGGTAGGGCTGGGTGCAGGTGTCCCCAGCCTTTTTTGCAAACTTAATGCAGGCAACCATTCTCTGCCCACTGGCTTGTAATTTCCCCTTATTGGCCCTTTGAAGTTTCATGAGATCTTTGAACCCTCAGGCCtcctccatttcttctgcctcttACCACTGCTTTTTCTCTGCCCCAAACCTGTTTAAATTGCCACTGCCTCTGCCCGGAGGCATTTGCTCTCAAGCAAGAAGGATTTTCTCATTTCTTTGACCTCCCCTTTTCCTTAAATTTCTGCTTTTCCCTTGCTGTCCTTTATTGGAGCCTGTCAAATATCTCACTATTTCTATCACGTCTCCTCTCTCCAGTCCTTCCTCCAGCGAGTGCATTTTCTTCTCCATAGGGTTTGTGAaagtttggtagcccttctctgaactgcttccatccttTCAATGTCCTTAGGAAGATGCAGCCTCTGAGGCTGAGGCCGCCCCAGTGAACGATACAGAAACAATACCATCTCCTCCTGCCTGTTCTGGCTACGTGAGCACCTGACCATACTGTTAGCATTCCCCAGTCAGTGGTTACAGTGGCATCAGCTGAGATGATTACACGCAGGTCCTGTTGTTGGTTCACAGCTTCCAGGTCTTATCCTTCTTTACTGGTacatggtttatggatttttgctTGCCACATACAggattttactttttgttttgcaCTGAAGCTCTATTTCCAAACACTAGAGCACTCCATGTGCCTATGCATTTAGGGTAAAGGGCTTAGTCTGTGCCTGCATCTCCCTCCGACTCCCAAGCACAGCATTTCCTGGGTAGAAGACCCCCGTGTCTGCCCCAGCAGTTGATGGCTAGCTCTCCCTACGCTAGCCCTGACAGTGAGTACTGCTTCCTGCAACTTAATGTTGCATATGTTGCAGCTGTAGTGTGGGATAACTCTGCTCTCCTCTCCATTCCTTGCAGTGACCTTGGCTGCCATTACTTACATATGGATAAAGGAATCTGCTCCTCCGATGACTTCCTGGATGGATGCAGAATGTATAAACCACTCACAAATGGGGTATGAAAACACTGaggggcaggggcggattggcctatcgggggattgagcatcccccggtgggccggtcgcgctagtcacgtggtctgccgagcgcggacgtgacagagccgtgctcggcagaccacgtgctATCTCCTGGGCggtgaatccccgggccggtcttcatcgggaatccaccGCTGCTGAGGGGGGTGTAATAAACAGAAAGTCATGGGCTCGTGCTGCTCATGTCCTGTCacagaaaggaaaattgcttcttaccttttagttttctttcctgtggtaccacagatcagtccagactcctggttttgtactcctgccagcagatggagacagttttaTTGAAACTGCTATGTAACCTAGCAAGCCACCTACACTCCCTCAGTATACAGCTGTATCCAAGTAAAGATGCAAACAAAACAGCTCACTCGTTCCCCAACGAACAGAGGGATGGTGACACTTCCACCTCCGGGAAAAGACCCTGTCCCATAGCAAAGTGAAAACAGCATATAGAGACCTGCTAACAACcctgaaataaaaacaaagctaAGCGGACAACTCTTCCCCTTCATACCATGGGTTTTCTGATTGGTTAagtactaattttcctttcccatatatacccagaccagtccagactcctgggatgtacctaagcccaCTAAACTAGGCAGGACCTGGAGAGTCGTGCCTGCAGAACACTCGCCAAATCCAGCCGCAGTCGGAACCCCAACATCCAAAAGATAGCATCTAGCAAAAGtgtgccctgcaaatctcctgcagcaccATCTGCTGGGTCTTGGCCGAAGAGGCTACCTGCAAATGTGTGGAATGAGCCCTCAAACCTTCAGGCACTGGCCGACCCTTAGAAATATTATGCCAAACCAATATCCTGTTTGAGTCAACACGCAATTGTAGCTTTGGAAGCTTG
Protein-coding regions in this window:
- the LMLN2 gene encoding leishmanolysin-like peptidase 2 isoform X2; the protein is MSCVGLRVRTASCPFLALLTYVLATSRCIHDTVQAGVSVLHLPPSGPATEQGSVPRARRALPESRALPIRIRAWYPPAETLQLSLQQRRNLEAAVQEVTQIIAGVLAVNPVPEPLLLSRDINKYCRSVWRNPAAENHNKCGYLNPSYHGETCLEIMIPDDHLAGFSIWPEHGSVPREVMKQDGTGVPDADFLLYVKVANTEKCKQEPSVIAYASYCQLDTSDRPVAGAIVFCHAHLASATLDHQNIVQVSLHEVLHTLGFSRGLFDKWKDCSQTPGVGMNCSSRARVTNTDEMGQVRIFTPTVIQKMAAHLGMQERQLGAPLENKDAAGPSSPSSHWEARLMQGSLMLATFAPVHLTQLDDITLAAFADTGWYQVNTSASKRLVWGRGAGPVFGLTTTCKNSTSGYFCTGNDLGCHYLHMDKGICSSDDFLDGCRMYKPLTNGSECWKVENAANAGHSHGEIYHSSSRCFFSSLSQGNSSFIPATGRCYRHRCTAENTYQVQVEGLAWSDCPAGGSIQVPGYQGLLFCPDERLCLGFHDMVASLPGERILNASLGSALENGAAGKKVFTFQINFQGPDLDRPHWQLLTSALTAALADSSAIPRCHFQSPMLTASLVLTVELWVSVTCAEPQAGVLRHKLNKTFHGPWLYRGSSYIPVSTRFLEGPGPTSPDRDIVIVLASASVATLLLAAAIGALLYHQHRQVGHRVGAAPWIQA
- the LMLN2 gene encoding leishmanolysin-like peptidase 2 isoform X1, producing the protein MSCVGLRVRTASCPFLALLTYVLATSRCIHDTVQAGVSVLHLPPSGPATEQGSVPRARRALPESRALPIRIRAWYPPAETLQLSLQQRRNLEAAVQEVTQIIAGVLAVNPVPEPLLLSRDINKYCRSVWRNPAAENHNKCGYLNPSYHGETCLEIMIPDDHLAGFSIWPEHGSVPREVMKQDGTGVPDADFLLYVKVANTEKCKQEPSVIAYASYCQLDTSDRPVAGAIVFCHAHLASATLDHQNIVQVSLHEVLHTLGFSRGLFDKWKDCSQTPGAVGMNCSSRARVTNTDEMGQVRIFTPTVIQKMAAHLGMQERQLGAPLENKDAAGPSSPSSHWEARLMQGSLMLATFAPVHLTQLDDITLAAFADTGWYQVNTSASKRLVWGRGAGPVFGLTTTCKNSTSGYFCTGNDLGCHYLHMDKGICSSDDFLDGCRMYKPLTNGSECWKVENAANAGHSHGEIYHSSSRCFFSSLSQGNSSFIPATGRCYRHRCTAENTYQVQVEGLAWSDCPAGGSIQVPGYQGLLFCPDERLCLGFHDMVASLPGERILNASLGSALENGAAGKKVFTFQINFQGPDLDRPHWQLLTSALTAALADSSAIPRCHFQSPMLTASLVLTVELWVSVTCAEPQAGVLRHKLNKTFHGPWLYRGSSYIPVSTRFLEGPGPTSPDRDIVIVLASASVATLLLAAAIGALLYHQHRQVGHRVGAAPWIQA
- the LMLN2 gene encoding leishmanolysin-like peptidase 2 isoform X3 is translated as MIPDDHLAGFSIWPEHGSVPREVMKQDGTGVPDADFLLYVKVANTEKCKQEPSVIAYASYCQLDTSDRPVAGAIVFCHAHLASATLDHQNIVQVSLHEVLHTLGFSRGLFDKWKDCSQTPGAVGMNCSSRARVTNTDEMGQVRIFTPTVIQKMAAHLGMQERQLGAPLENKDAAGPSSPSSHWEARLMQGSLMLATFAPVHLTQLDDITLAAFADTGWYQVNTSASKRLVWGRGAGPVFGLTTTCKNSTSGYFCTGNDLGCHYLHMDKGICSSDDFLDGCRMYKPLTNGSECWKVENAANAGHSHGEIYHSSSRCFFSSLSQGNSSFIPATGRCYRHRCTAENTYQVQVEGLAWSDCPAGGSIQVPGYQGLLFCPDERLCLGFHDMVASLPGERILNASLGSALENGAAGKKVFTFQINFQGPDLDRPHWQLLTSALTAALADSSAIPRCHFQSPMLTASLVLTVELWVSVTCAEPQAGVLRHKLNKTFHGPWLYRGSSYIPVSTRFLEGPGPTSPDRDIVIVLASASVATLLLAAAIGALLYHQHRQVGHRVGAAPWIQA